The sequence GCGAACTGGTTAATAAAATTCAGGAGAGCAAAAAGAAATTTGACTACATCATTCTTAACGCGGGCGCTTACACGCATTACAGCATCGCCATACGCGACGCGATCAGCGGTGTCAAAGCCAAAGTCATCGAAGTGCATCTCTCCAATATTTACGCGCGGGAGAAATTTCGCCACGAGTCCGTTATCGCGCCGGTCTGCCTCGGCCAGATCGCCGGCTTTGGCCAGGATTCTTACCGCCTCGCGCTGGAATATATTTTAGGTTTATGAACCGCCTGCAAGCCATTCGGCAAGCGCAGAAAATCACAGACCGTGTCTTCGCGGAAATCCGCCAATTCATTCACGCCGGGCTGACCGAAAAGCAAGTCGCGGCCAAGATCCAAAAATTAATTATTCAGCGCGGCGGCGACCGGCGGCTGGCTTTCCAGCCGATCGTCTGCTCCGGCCAGCGCACCGCGTTGTTTCACGGCCCAACTTCCAAGAAGAAAATTCAGAAAAATGACATTATTTATATCGACATGGGCGCGCGTTACAAAGGCTATTGCTCTGATCTGACGCGGACTTTTTTTCTCGGCCAGCCTGACCGCAGACTGCAAAAAATCTATAAAATAGTTTTGGCCGCGCAGAAAAAACAGATCCGTCTGGTCAAAGCCGGCGCGTCTATTGCGGCCATCGACCGGGCCGGGCGGGATTTTTTCCAAAAACACAAACTGGCTAAATATTTCACGCACACCACCGGCCACGGCGTAGGCCTAAAAATCCATGAGCCGCCGACCATCTCCTACAAGTCGCCGACCGCGCGCCGGACAGGTCAGGATATTGTGAATGCGCTGGCCAAAGCCAAGCTGCTCTCCCCCAAGAAACTGCTTAAATCCCGCGCCGTCATCACCGAAGCTCTGGCGCAAATTCCCGCCCTCGCCGGACAGGACACGCTCCAAGCCGGACAGGTCATCACCATTGAGCCAGGCCTTTATATTAAAGGATTGGGCGGCGTGCGCATCGAGGACATGCTCATCGTCACCAAAAACGGCTGCGTCAATTTGAGCAAAAGCCCGAAATAAAAATCAGAGCGGATTATCCTTGAGCGTCCAGACACCGCAGGGGCAGACGCCGGCGCAGATGCCGCAGCCGATGCATTTTTGCGGCTCGGAAACATATTTGTAATCGCCGTCGCTCACAACCACGCGCGAAATGGCGTTTTCCGGACAGGATTTGAGGCACATCTGGCAGTCGCGGCAGGTCCCGCAGCTTACGCAGCGCAGGGCTTCTTTGAGCGGTTCGCAGACCGTGATTCGACCCTGCTCACCAACCGTGGTTTGACTCTGCGAGTTTTCTGCTTTGCTAAAATATTCCAGCGCCAATTTGTCCGGCGCGATCAACGCTTTTGGCTCAGTGTATTCGGTATTGGTCAACGCGGCGTGAATACGCAGCGCGGCTTCGCGTCCGCCGCCGATGGCTTCGACCAAAAGCCCCAGTTTGGCCAGATCGCCGATCGCGTAAACATTGCTCTCGAACAAACAGCCCGCGCCAGTTTTCAAATAACCGCGCTCCAATTCCGGTTTGTC is a genomic window of Candidatus Margulisiibacteriota bacterium containing:
- the aroQ gene encoding type II 3-dehydroquinate dehydratase, translated to MKRILVVHGPNLNLLGNREKKIYGQTSLASLNKKLAALAQKRRAQIEFYQSNVEGELVNKIQESKKKFDYIILNAGAYTHYSIAIRDAISGVKAKVIEVHLSNIYAREKFRHESVIAPVCLGQIAGFGQDSYRLALEYILGL
- a CDS encoding M24 family metallopeptidase yields the protein MNRLQAIRQAQKITDRVFAEIRQFIHAGLTEKQVAAKIQKLIIQRGGDRRLAFQPIVCSGQRTALFHGPTSKKKIQKNDIIYIDMGARYKGYCSDLTRTFFLGQPDRRLQKIYKIVLAAQKKQIRLVKAGASIAAIDRAGRDFFQKHKLAKYFTHTTGHGVGLKIHEPPTISYKSPTARRTGQDIVNALAKAKLLSPKKLLKSRAVITEALAQIPALAGQDTLQAGQVITIEPGLYIKGLGGVRIEDMLIVTKNGCVNLSKSPK
- a CDS encoding 4Fe-4S binding protein, with protein sequence DKPELERGYLKTGAGCLFESNVYAIGDLAKLGLLVEAIGGGREAALRIHAALTNTEYTEPKALIAPDKLALEYFSKAENSQSQTTVGEQGRITVCEPLKEALRCVSCGTCRDCQMCLKSCPENAISRVVVSDGDYKYVSEPQKCIGCGICAGVCPCGVWTLKDNPL